One stretch of Hymenobacter chitinivorans DSM 11115 DNA includes these proteins:
- a CDS encoding M3 family metallopeptidase, translating into MSKMSPSSKFLLANTFLTLSLAAFVYPTSSVAQTPASASAAVANPLLMAWEGPYGGVPPFDKVQVSQFKPALEAGMAQNLAEIQAIASSKEAPTFENTIAALERAGQRLDEVQTIYGIWAGTLSNPDVQAIEREMSPRMAAFRDQISQNEALFKRIEAVYNSPDKKKLTPEQQRLTWVHYNSFVRAGAKLDAKAKTRLSAINQQLAGLFTRFSQNVLADETDSVLVLKTPADLAGLPTSLRDNAAASATSRKISGAAGVITNTRSSIEPFLTYSDQRKLREKAWRMFYNRGDNGGTHDNNAIISEILQLRAERAQLLGYKTHAHWRLDNTMAKTPEAAMQLMEQVWTPAVARVKEEVADMQALARKEGAGADFKIEPWDYRYYAEKVRKQRYDLDQNEVKQYLQLDKMREGMFWVAGELFNFSFAPVTNVPVYHSDVKVWEIKDKTSGKHIGLWYFDPYARPGKRSGAWMNAYRNQERMNGEVTTIVSNNSNFVKGKDGEPTLISWTDATTLFHEFGHALHGLSSNVTYPTLSGTSVVRDYVEFPSQLLENWLPTPQVLNRFALHYQTGKPIPQALVDRIEKASTFNQGFETTEFLASALIDMKLHLAGSQKIDADKFERETLAQLGMPREIVMRHRTPQFSHVFSSDGYSAGYYSYLWSVVLASDAYSAFTEAGGPYDKAVAKRLTDNVFSVGNTIDPADGYRKFRGRDPKIDALMKERGFPLKTAAKPAPAKKAPAKKS; encoded by the coding sequence ATGTCCAAAATGTCCCCGTCCAGCAAGTTTTTGCTGGCCAATACCTTTCTCACTCTCAGCCTGGCTGCCTTCGTGTATCCCACTTCCAGCGTTGCCCAAACTCCGGCCTCCGCTTCGGCGGCAGTAGCCAACCCGCTGCTCATGGCCTGGGAAGGCCCCTACGGCGGCGTGCCCCCCTTCGACAAGGTGCAGGTTTCGCAGTTCAAGCCGGCCCTGGAAGCCGGCATGGCCCAGAACCTGGCCGAAATCCAGGCCATTGCCAGCTCCAAAGAGGCCCCCACGTTCGAGAATACCATTGCCGCCCTGGAACGGGCCGGCCAGCGCCTCGACGAGGTCCAGACCATCTACGGCATCTGGGCCGGCACTTTGAGCAACCCCGACGTGCAGGCCATCGAGCGGGAAATGTCGCCGCGCATGGCCGCCTTCCGCGACCAGATCAGCCAGAACGAGGCCCTGTTCAAGCGTATCGAGGCCGTGTACAACTCGCCCGACAAGAAAAAGCTCACCCCCGAGCAGCAGCGCCTGACCTGGGTGCACTACAACAGCTTCGTGCGCGCCGGGGCCAAGCTCGACGCCAAAGCCAAAACCCGCCTCTCGGCCATCAATCAGCAGCTGGCCGGCCTCTTTACCCGCTTTAGCCAAAACGTGCTGGCCGACGAAACCGACTCGGTGCTGGTGCTCAAAACGCCCGCCGACCTGGCCGGCCTGCCCACTTCCCTGCGCGACAACGCCGCGGCTTCCGCCACCAGCCGCAAGATTTCGGGCGCCGCCGGGGTCATCACCAACACCCGCTCCAGCATCGAGCCCTTTTTGACCTACTCCGACCAGCGCAAGCTGCGCGAGAAGGCCTGGCGCATGTTCTACAACCGCGGCGACAACGGCGGAACCCACGACAACAACGCCATTATCAGCGAGATTCTGCAGCTGCGGGCCGAGCGGGCCCAGCTGCTGGGCTACAAAACCCACGCCCACTGGCGCCTCGATAACACGATGGCCAAAACGCCCGAAGCGGCCATGCAGCTCATGGAGCAGGTTTGGACGCCGGCCGTGGCCCGGGTGAAGGAGGAAGTAGCCGACATGCAGGCCCTGGCCCGCAAGGAAGGCGCCGGCGCCGACTTCAAAATCGAGCCCTGGGACTACCGCTACTACGCCGAGAAAGTGCGTAAGCAGCGCTACGACCTCGACCAGAACGAAGTGAAGCAGTACCTGCAGCTGGATAAAATGCGGGAAGGCATGTTCTGGGTGGCCGGCGAGCTGTTCAACTTCTCGTTCGCGCCCGTAACCAACGTGCCCGTGTACCACTCCGACGTGAAAGTGTGGGAAATCAAGGACAAGACCTCGGGCAAGCACATCGGCCTGTGGTACTTCGACCCCTACGCCCGGCCCGGCAAACGCTCGGGGGCCTGGATGAATGCCTACCGCAACCAGGAGCGCATGAACGGCGAGGTGACGACCATCGTGTCGAACAACTCGAACTTCGTGAAGGGCAAGGACGGGGAGCCCACGCTCATTTCCTGGACCGACGCCACCACCCTGTTCCACGAGTTCGGCCACGCCTTGCACGGCCTGTCGTCGAACGTGACCTACCCCACCCTCTCGGGCACCAGCGTGGTGCGCGACTACGTGGAGTTCCCGTCCCAGCTGCTCGAAAACTGGCTGCCCACGCCCCAGGTGCTCAACCGCTTTGCCCTGCACTACCAGACCGGCAAGCCGATTCCCCAGGCCCTCGTCGACAGGATTGAGAAGGCTTCGACCTTCAACCAGGGCTTCGAAACCACCGAGTTCCTGGCCAGCGCCCTCATCGACATGAAGCTGCACCTGGCCGGCTCCCAGAAGATTGACGCCGACAAGTTTGAGCGCGAAACCCTGGCCCAGCTGGGTATGCCCCGCGAAATCGTGATGCGCCACCGCACCCCGCAGTTCTCCCACGTGTTTTCCTCGGATGGCTACTCGGCCGGCTACTACAGCTATTTGTGGTCGGTGGTGCTGGCCTCGGATGCCTACTCGGCCTTCACCGAAGCCGGTGGCCCCTACGACAAAGCCGTGGCCAAGCGTCTCACTGACAACGTCTTTTCCGTGGGCAACACCATCGACCCGGCCGACGGCTACCGCAAGTTCCGGGGCCGCGACCCGAAAATTGACGCCCTGATGAAGGAGCGCGGCTTCCCGCTGAAAACGGCGGCCAAGCCGGCCCCGGCCAAAAAAGCACCAGCCAAGAAAAGCTAG
- a CDS encoding response regulator transcription factor: MATIPGPVQIALLDDHALFRQGLRYILQSWPYVEAVVEAATFAELLVQCRQRLPDVLLLDLQMPEVDGAEATRLLLAEFPELKIIVLSMFSADKFITQMIKLGVRSYLPKDSDQELLREAIEAVLLTGHHFTPNISRALMRAVQQPTRQTPTTLPHLVQLTPRELEVLHRICQGRKAAEIAEELFLSRRTVEGHRQNLLEKTGAPNSAGLVVYAAQHGLLPE; encoded by the coding sequence ATGGCTACTATTCCGGGTCCCGTTCAGATTGCCCTGCTCGACGACCACGCCCTGTTTCGCCAGGGTTTGCGCTATATTCTGCAGTCCTGGCCCTACGTCGAAGCCGTGGTGGAGGCGGCCACCTTTGCCGAGTTGCTGGTCCAGTGCCGGCAGCGCCTGCCCGACGTGCTGCTGCTGGATCTGCAGATGCCGGAAGTAGACGGGGCCGAGGCCACCCGTCTGCTGCTGGCCGAGTTTCCGGAGTTGAAAATCATCGTGCTGTCGATGTTTTCGGCCGATAAGTTCATTACCCAGATGATCAAGCTCGGCGTGCGCAGCTACCTGCCCAAGGACTCCGACCAGGAGTTGCTGCGCGAGGCCATCGAGGCGGTACTGCTTACGGGCCACCATTTCACGCCCAATATCTCGCGGGCCCTGATGCGGGCCGTGCAGCAGCCCACCCGCCAAACGCCCACCACGCTGCCCCACCTCGTGCAGCTTACCCCGCGGGAGCTGGAAGTGCTGCACCGCATCTGCCAGGGCCGCAAAGCCGCCGAAATTGCTGAGGAGCTGTTCTTGAGCCGGCGCACCGTGGAAGGCCACCGCCAAAACCTGCTGGAAAAAACCGGCGCCCCCAACTCCGCCGGCCTGGTGGTATACGCCGCTCAGCACGGCCTGCTGCCCGAGTAA
- a CDS encoding sensor histidine kinase, translating to MAAPPEVAFGQLLFAGIAFMLLAGGSLVVFLVTYQKRLLHQQLHLRLAEAEHQQQLLTAIIEAQEGERERIGRDLHDGIGSTISTAKLLLNRLETLPPHADDAQGLLKLIREIMSTAVHDVRSISHSLYPAVLARFGLAEALQHLVDVSNETGQLPVVLEIDYPRPLTLAQELALYRIGQELVHNAFKHARGATRLLVQLQQTGARLTLVVEDNGCGFGAAPGRGAGLRSIEVRVQMLQGRLSREAAAGQGARMVVELEARPE from the coding sequence ATGGCTGCGCCCCCAGAAGTAGCGTTTGGACAGCTGCTCTTCGCCGGCATTGCCTTTATGCTGCTGGCCGGGGGCAGTCTGGTAGTGTTTCTGGTCACCTACCAGAAGCGCCTGCTCCATCAGCAGCTGCACCTGCGCCTGGCCGAGGCCGAGCACCAGCAGCAGCTGCTCACGGCCATCATTGAGGCTCAGGAAGGGGAACGGGAGCGAATCGGGCGGGATTTGCACGACGGTATCGGGTCCACTATTTCCACGGCCAAGCTGCTGCTCAACCGCCTGGAAACCCTGCCGCCCCACGCCGACGATGCCCAGGGCCTGCTCAAGCTCATCCGCGAGATTATGAGCACCGCCGTGCACGACGTGCGCAGCATTTCCCACAGCCTCTACCCGGCCGTGCTGGCCCGCTTCGGCCTGGCTGAGGCCTTGCAGCACCTGGTGGACGTGAGCAACGAAACCGGGCAGCTGCCCGTCGTGCTCGAAATCGACTACCCCCGGCCCCTGACTTTGGCCCAGGAGCTGGCCTTGTACCGCATCGGGCAGGAGCTAGTGCACAACGCCTTCAAACACGCCCGCGGGGCCACCCGCCTGCTGGTGCAGCTCCAGCAAACGGGGGCCCGCCTTACGCTGGTCGTGGAAGACAACGGCTGCGGGTTCGGGGCCGCGCCGGGCCGCGGGGCGGGGTTGCGCAGCATCGAGGTGCGGGTACAGATGCTGCAGGGCCGCCTAAGCCGGGAGGCGGCGGCCGGGCAGGGCGCGCGCATGGTTGTTGAGCTCGAAGCTCGACCGGAATAG